The Fragaria vesca subsp. vesca linkage group LG2, FraVesHawaii_1.0, whole genome shotgun sequence genome includes a window with the following:
- the LOC101302885 gene encoding triosephosphate isomerase, chloroplastic-like has translation MAVASTSLASQLSGPKSLSQSYSGLRPSCPKLDQSLSQTHSSLFQHLSLSSSSRKASRAVVAMAGTGKFFVGGNWKCNGTKDSISKLVSDLNSAKLEPDVDVVVAPPFLYLDQVKSSLTDRIEISGQNSWVGKGGAFTGEISVEQLKDIGCKWVILGHSERRHVIGEDDQFIGKKAAYALNEGLGVIACIGEKLEEREAGKTFDVCYEQLKAFADAVPSWENIVVAYEPVWAIGTGKVASPQQAQEVHVAVREWLKKNVSAEVASKTRIIYGGSVNGGNSAELAKEEDIDGFLVGGASLKGPEFATIVNAVTSKKVAA, from the exons ATGGCGGTGGCCTCCACATCTCTCGCCTCCCAACTCTCCGGCCCTAAATCCCTGTCGCAGTCCTACTCCGGCCTCCGACCATCCTGCCCCAAACTCGACCAGTCTCTTTCCCAAACTCACTCCTCCCTCTTCCAACACCTCAGCCTCTCCTCCTCCTCCCGCAAGGCCTCCAGAGCCGTCGTCGCCATGGCCGGAACCGGAAAG TTTTTTGTTGGTGGAAACTGGAAATGT AATGGCACAAAAGACTCGATCAGCAAGCTAGTGTCAGACTTAAACAGCGCAAAATTGGAACCTGATGTTG ATGTTGTTGTAGCACCACCATTTCTTTACTTGGATCAGGTGAAAAGCTCACTAACAGATCGCATTGAGATATCCGGTCAAAATTCTTGGGTCGGAAAAGGTGGGGCTTTCACAGGGGAAATCAG TGTGGAACAATTGAAGGATATTGGCTGCAAATGGGTTATTCTTGGGCACTCTGAACGGAGACATGTAATTGGTGAAGATGATCAG TTTATAGGAAAGAAAGCTGCCTATGCCTTGAATGAGGGTCTGGGAGTAATTGCTTGCATTGGTGAGAAGTTAGAAGAAAGGGAAGCAGGGAAAACTTTTGACGTATGTTATGAGCAACTGAAGGCTTTTGCAG ATGCTGTACCTAGCTGGGAAAATATAGTTGTTGCTTACGAGCCTGTATGGGCCATTGGAACTGGTAAGGTGGCCAGTCCACAACAAGCTCAGGAAGTACATGTAGCAGTTCGTGAGTGGCTCAAAAAGAATGTGTCAGCAGAGGTGGCATCTAAAACCAGAATTATTTATGGAG GATCTGTAAACGGAGGCAACTCTGCTGAGCTTGCAAAGGAGGAAGATATTGATGGGTTTCTAGTTGGTGGTGCTTCCTTGAAG GGACCTGAATTTGCTACCATTGTCAATGCTGTAACATCCAAGAAAGTTGCTGCTTGA
- the LOC101303173 gene encoding putative F-box protein At3g16210-like, whose amino-acid sequence MGNKSWKSSPVFISEEILIEILLRLPVKSLIRFSCVSKSWRDVIRSSSFITNHLSKNMTRYSNRYLIANYPVDPSTVEPDLCQYNLYSSETFEQCLKLEHPLWTTIGRFEQCLRLKCSLSTASRCVIYGSSNGLLCISDSDVVTQSPICIWNPSIRKFRILPQPTLFHLDHYCFDTVLSFGFHPVLKDYKVVMLQCFDVVEEGDLDVKIALGVQVYTFSTNSWKMNEVMRLDWDWKPCAKCAVLNGISYWLAEEVSAEASVFRILSFDTGNEEFEHFRVPEAIANVDGGLYIEVYKDSICLLEVDYCSCEDDDGGHIYVWLLQEQTFNLLQTIVLPSSGTCIPLGFTMDNQLLVEVLEDDDDNYQLALFVPESKQLLRTPILLPVHTRSQVHTYNESLVLLDDERLINCLDSKEYCEALYG is encoded by the coding sequence ATGGGAAACAAAAGCTGGAAGAGTAGCCCTGTTTTCATTTCTGAAGAAATCTTAATCGAAATCCTGCTTAGACTGCCGGTGAAGTCCCTAATTCGGTTTAGTTGTGTATCCAAGTCCTGGCGTGATGTGATTCGCAGCTCGAGCTTTATCACCAACCATCTTAGTAAGAACATGACAAGATATTCCAATAGGTATCTCATTGCTAATTACCCGGTTGACCCTTCGACAGTTGAACCAGACCTTTGCCAGTACAATCTTTACTCTAGTGAAACATTTGAGCAGTGCTTGAAGTTGGAACACCCCTTGTGGACGACAATAGGTAGATTCGAGCAGTGCTTGAGGTTGAAATGCTCCTTGTCGACCGCATCACGTTGTGTGATTTATGGTTCGAGTAATGGGTTGCTTTGTATCTCGGATTCGGATGTGGTGACGCAGAGTCCCATATGTATATGGAATCCGTCTATCAGGAAGTTTAGGATTCTTCCTCAACCGACATTGTTTCATTTGGATCATTACTGTTTTGACACTGTTCTCTCTTTTGGGTTCCATCCGGTGCTTAAGGACTATAAGGTGGTAATGCTGCAGTGTTTTGATGTTGTCGAAGAGGGTGATCTGGATGTGAAGATCGCTTTGGGAGTGCAGGTTTATACTTTTAGTACAAACTCTTGGAAGATGAATGAAGTAATGCGGTTGGACTGGGACTGGAAACCCTGTGCTAAATGTGCAGTTTTGAATGGGATCTCGTATTGGCTTGCTGAGGAAGTTAGCGCAGAAGCATCCGTATTTAGAATTTTGTCATTTGATACAGGTAATGAAGAATTTGAACACTTTAGGGTGCCAGAGGCTATTGCCAATGTGGATGGTGGTTTGTATATTGAAGTGTACAAGGATTCGATTTGCTTGCTAGAAGTGGATTATTGTTCATGTGAAGATGATGATGGAGGACATATATATGTATGGCTTCTGCAAGAACAGACTTTCAACTTGTTGCAAACTATTGTTCTTCCGAGTTCGGGTACTTGTATCCCCTTGGGATTTACTATGGATAATCAACTTCTTGTGGAAGTGCTTGAGGATGATGACGACAACTATCAGCTGGCTCTATTTGTCCCCGAATCCAAGCAGCTTCTTAGAACTCCAATCTTATTACCAGTGCACACTCGCAGTCAAGTGCACACTTACAATGAAAGTTTGGTATTACTCGACGATGAGAGGTTAATTAATTGTTTAGACTCTAAAGAATACTGTGAAGCCTTGTATGGCTAG
- the LOC101303464 gene encoding pentatricopeptide repeat-containing protein At2g15980-like has translation MAAIQIFNTSRPFPTTKPKPLFFLCYSSFSSSPSDESPSEPNPLIPSVVSILTQLRSKSRWGYLRTLYPSGFTPNDFSQISLQIKNNPHLVLRFFQWTQNKNNSLCAHNLLSYSTIIHILARSRLKSQAYSLIGDAIWVWEPLEVFETLVKTYRQCGSAPFVFNYLIKACLESKKIDPAIQIVRMILSRGISPGLSTCNSLIRCVMQRQGAYAGYEIYREVFGLDGRVLDDNAKRVVRTSPNVQTFNELMLGFYQDGAVEMVKEIWDQMADFSCCPDVYSYCILMETYCEDETMSKAEELWEEMRAKGVEPDAVAYNTMIGGFCKVGKMEMAEEFFKQMGLSGIESTNATCEQLVRGYCKIGKIDSAILVYKDMLRKNFRAESLTVEELIRGLCDENRVLEALEVMRAAMVDYGFCPREKSYEFLIRGLCEQGKLEEALKLQAQMVGKGFKPNSEIYGAFISGYMKEGNMEVAELLRNEMLDTELCGMGINNQ, from the coding sequence ATGGCAGCAATTCAAATCTTCAATACCTCTCGTCCTTTCCCAACCACAAAACCCAAACCCCTTTTCTTCCTCTGCTACTCCTCCTTTTCTTCCTCACCGTCCGACGAAAGTCCATCAGAGCCCAACCCTCTAATCCCATCCGTCGTCTCTATCCTAACCCAGCTCCGATCCAAGTCCCGTTGGGGCTACCTCCGCACTTTATATCCTTCCGGCTTCACCCCAAACGACTTTTCTCAAATCTCCCTCCAAATAAAAAACAATCCTCATCTCGTCCTTCGCTTCTTCCAGTGGACCCAGAACAAGAACAACTCTCTCTGCGCCCACAACCTCCTCTCCTACTCTACCATCATCCACATCCTCGCCCGATCTCGCCTCAAATCCCAAGCTTATTCCCTTATTGGAGACGCCATTTGGGTCTGGGAGCCGTTGGAAGTGTTTGAAACTCTGGTCAAGACTTACCGACAATGTGGGTCGGCCCCATTTGTGTTTAATTATCTGATCAAAGCTTGCTTGGAGTCGAAGAAAATTGACCCGGCAATACAGATTGTTAGAATGATACTCAGTCGCGGGATTAGTCCTGGTTTGAGCACCTGCAATAGTTTGATTCGGTGCGTAATGCAGCGTCAAGGTGCGTATGCAGGTTATGAGATTTATAGAGAGGTTTTTGGATTGGATGGTAGGGTCTTAGACGATAATGCAAAAAGGGTTGTGAGAACTAGTCCCAATGTGCAAACCTTCAATGAATTGATGTTGGGGTTTTATCAGGATGGGGCAGTAGAGATGGTGAAGGAGATTTGGGACCAAATGGCGGACTTCAGTTGCTGTCCTGATGTTTATAGTTATTGTATTTTGATGGAGACTTATTGTGAGGATGAGACAATGAGTAAAGCGGAGGAGTTGTGGGAAGAAATGAGAGCAAAGGGTGTGGAGCCTGATGCTGTTGCTTATAACACTATGATTGGAGGATTTTGCAAAGTTGGAAAGATGGAAATGGCTGAAGAGTTTTTCAAACAAATGGGATTGAGTGGAATAGAGAGTACTAACGCCACTTGTGAGCAACTTGTTAGAGGGTACTGTAAAATTGGAAAAATTGATTCAGCAATACTAGTGTATAAGGATATGCTTAGGAAAAATTTCAGGGCTGAGAGTTTAACTGTAGAAGAGTTGATTAGAGGGCTTTGTGATGAGAATAGGGTTTTGGAAGCCTTGGAAGTTATGCGAGCTGCAATGGTAGATTATGGTTTCTGTCCAAGAGAGAAGTCGTATGAGTTTTTGATAAGAGGGTTGTGTGAGCAGGGAAAGTTGGAAGAAGCACTTAAGCTTCAGGCTCAGATGGTGGGAAAAGGGTTTAAACCGAATTCTGAAATCTATGGTGCATTTATTAGTGGCTATATGAAAGAAGGAAACATGGAAGTAGCAGAATTGTTGAGGAATGAAATGTTGGATACGGAGCTGTGTGGGATGGGGATAAATAATCAATGA
- the LOC101303755 gene encoding transcription factor bHLH121-like yields MQTLMDQLRPEFPPPSFDSLLPSNRTLPNSSQIPEGEAKDGVAARKMQKADREKLRRDRLNEHFMELGNVLDPDRPKNDKATILADTIQVLKDLSSEVDKLKTDCTSLTEESRELTNEKNELREEKAALKTDIENLNAQYQQRLRTVFPWGAVDHSVVMAAPSYPFPMPMPMPMPPGSIPMHPHMQPYPYFGNQNPGVIPNPCSTFVPYITPNTLVEQQHTPYASPVVHPATQSHVSVKKDSRNKSSGASRNDRSEDSNDVTTDLELKTPGSTDQDLSPVQRKSQKSARKELKGTEGSSSSKCSSSHSAQGSSSNSVVGGTKDDD; encoded by the exons ATGCAGACTCTAATGGATCAGCTCAGACCCGAATTCCCTCCTCCCTCTTTCGATTCCCTCCTGCCCTCCAATCGCACCTTACCCAATTCCAG CCAAATACCGGAAGGGGAAGCTAAGGATGGTGTTGCTGCTAGGAAGATGCAGAAGGCGGACCGGGAGAAATTGAGGAGGGATCGACTCAATGAGCATTTTATGGAGTTGGGAAACGTGTTAG ATCCAGACAGACCCAAAAATGACAAGGCAACCATTCTAGCTGATACAATTCAAGTGCTAAAGGATTTGTCATCCGAAGTAGACAAACTTAAAACGGATTGCACTTCGCTAACGGAAGAGTCTCGTGAG TTGACAAATGAGAAGAACGAGTTGAGAGAAGAGAAGGCAGCTCTTAAAACTGACATCGAAAACCTTAATGCTCAGTACCAGCAGAGACTCAGGACCGTGTTCCCTTGGGGTGCTGTGGATCACTCGGTTGTAATGGCTGCACCTTCATATCCATTTCCTATGCCGATGCCAATGCCAATGCCTCCAGGGTCAATTCCCATGCATCCCCATATGCAGCCATACCCTTATTTCGGAAATCAGAATCCCGGTGTCATTCCCAACCCCTGTTCAACTTTTGTTCCATATATCACCCCTAATACTCTGGTTGAACAGCAACACACCCCTTATGCGTCTCCAGTTGTGCATCCAGCAACTCAGTCTCATGTTTCAGTCAAAAAAGATTCTCGAAACAAATCATCTGGGGCGAGTAGAAATGACAGAAGTGAAGATTCTAATGATGTCACGACAGATCTAGAATTGAAGACTCCTGGTTCAACTGATCAG GATTTATCACCAGTACAAAGAAAATCTCAGAAGTCAGCAAGGAAAGAACTTAAGGGTACAGAAGGGAGTTCTTCAAGTAAATGTTCCTCTTCTCATAGTGCACAGGGTAGCTCATCTAACAGCGTAGTTGGTGGCACAAAGGATGATGACTGA
- the LOC101304337 gene encoding translocon-associated protein subunit alpha-like, whose product MAAMSIRVLLLALLLIASPFLQVARGESDSEADSVSEVVGENSDLGTVGDEEQDFVDTSYSPAPGIETICVFPKNKAKTVAAGEQTELLVGLRNDGESSLNVIAVKASVHLPFDHNLLVQNLTALAFNNASVPASAQATFPYLFAVSKYLQPGTFDLVGTIIYEIDNHPYQSTYYNGTIEVVEAGSLLSIESVFLITLGFALLVLLGLWIQGQIQHLSKKTKRAPKVEVGTRSTDANMDEWLEGTAYTQSLNNKSKKKK is encoded by the exons ATGGCGGCCATGTCGATTAGGGTTCTGCTCCTCGCTCTCCTCCTCATCGCTTCCCCCTTCCTCCAAG TCGCCAGGGGTGAGTCTGACTCAGAAGCAGATTCTGTGTCTGAGGTTGTGGGAGAGAATAGCGATCTTGGGACTGTAGGCGATGAAGAGCAGGATTTTGTGGATACAAGTTATAGTCCAGCACCAGGCATTGAGACAATCTGTGTTTTCCCCAAAAATAAAGCAAAAA CTGTGGCAGCAGGGGAACAGACTGAACTACTTGTTGGACTGAGAAATGATG GGGAGTCAAGCCTGAATGTGATTGCAGTCAAAGCCAGTGTTCATCTTCCATTTGATCACAACCTGTTGGTTCAGAATCTTACTGCATTG GCTTTTAACAATGCATCAGTTCCAGCTTCAGCTCAGGCTACCTTTCCATACCTATTTGCTGTCAGCAAGTACTTGCAG CCTGGAACCTTTGATCTAGTGGGTACTATTATCTATGAGATTGACAATCATCCATACCAAAGCACATACTACAATGGTACCATTGAGGTTGTTGAGGCTGGTAGTCTACTCAGCATCGAGTCTGTTTTCCTTATAACTCTTGGATTTGCTCTTCTCGTCCTCTTGGGATTGTGGATTCAAGGTCAAATCCAGCACCTTTCAAAG AAGACCAAGAGGGCTCCAAAGGTAGAAGTTGGAACCAGGTCTACAGATGCCAACATGGACGAATGGCTTGAG GGAACAGCATATACTCAGTCACTCAACAACAAGTCCAAGAAGAAGAAGTAG